In Falco cherrug isolate bFalChe1 chromosome 5, bFalChe1.pri, whole genome shotgun sequence, one DNA window encodes the following:
- the CSRP2 gene encoding cysteine and glycine-rich protein 2 has translation MPNWGGGNKCGACGRTVYHAEEVQCDGRSFHRCCFLCMVCRKNLDSTTVAIHDAEVYCKSCYGKKYGPKGYGYGQGAGTLNMDRGERLGIKPESTPSPHRPTTNPNTSKFAQKFGGAEKCSRCGDSVYAAEKVIGAGKPWHKNCFRCAKCGKSLESTTLTEKEGEIYCKGCYAKNFGPKGFGYGQGAGALVHAQ, from the exons ATGCCAAACTGGGGAGGCGGCAACAAATGCGGTGCCTGCGGCCGCACTGTCTACCATGCCGAGGAGGTGCAGTGTGACGGGAGGAGCTTCCACCGgtgctgcttcctctgca TGGTCTGCCGAAAAAACTTGGACAGCACAACAGTAGCGATTCACGATGCTGAGGTTTACTGCAAATCTTGTTATGGAAAAAAGTATGGCCCGAAAGGTTATGGATACGGCCAAGGAGCAGGCACGCTGAACAtggacaggggagagagacTAGGCATCAAGCCTGAGAG CACACCCTCTCCCCACCGACCCACAACAAATCCAAACACTTCAAAGTTTGCTCAGAAGTTTGGAGGGGCAGAGAAATGCTCTAGGTGTGGTGATTCTGTTTATGCAGCAGAGAAAGTAATAGGAGCTGGAAAG CCGTGGCACAAAAACTGCTTCCGATGTGCCAAGTGTGGAAAAAGCCTAGAATCTACAACCCTAActgaaaaagagggagaaatctATTGTAAAG GTTGTTACGCAAAGAACTTTGGCCCCAAGGGATTTGGTTATGGCCAGGGAGCGGGTGCCCTCGTTCATGCCCAGTGA